A stretch of Ipomoea triloba cultivar NCNSP0323 chromosome 13, ASM357664v1 DNA encodes these proteins:
- the LOC116001798 gene encoding acylamino-acid-releasing enzyme-like isoform X1, with protein sequence MGLDASAEEECSYQSRLLQDFMNIPSIDKAWTFTSNGGSQVMFSLTQPNLQANKKRKYVLSSQISRSHSDTIEFQWAAFPIEMGGTSIIAPSPSGSKLLVVHNSQIGSPTRFEIWGQCGVEKEFHIPASIHGYVFSDGWFEGISWNYDETLIAYVAEEPLPAKPTFTRSGFKKGNSMQDDCGSWKGQGDWDEGWGEAYAGKRQPELFVINIDSGEVRGVEKTDKSLSVGQVVWAPLTADSQQYLVFVGWPSARKFGIKYCTNRRCALYAIEAPFVKLEAQQSGTNANTSSMVKLTDTISSAMFPRFSPDGKFLVFLSSKSAVDSGAHCATDSLHRIAWPVDGKPCPPAEIIDVVPVVMHAHEDSFPGLYCSNPGLYHSNILSQPWLSDGHIILLTSVWGSSQAILSIDIISGEVLRISPSNSSFSWEILALDGDNIIAVCSSPVNIPEIKYGCLVRQNTNETSWNWLDTASPIFRSSAKVNILSSSHQFSILKIPVSDTSENSTEGANEPYEAIFVSSKLKKRSGCDPLVAILHGGPHAVSLTSFCNTSAFLCSLGFNLLMVNYRGSLGFGEEALQSLPGKVGSQDVKDVLHAIDYVIDMGFADSSKISVTGISHGGFLTTHLIGQAPEKFAAAAALNPVCNFALMVGTTDIPDWCYFEALGSEGKLSFTEAPKAQHLEQFYNKSPISHVSKVKAPTLVLLGSKDLRVPIPDGLQYARALKEKGVEVKVVMFPDDIHPIDKPQSEYESFLNIGVWFKKYCC encoded by the exons ATGGGTTTAGATGCATCTGCTGAGGAAGAATGTAGTTATCAGTCTAGATTGCTCCAAGATTTTATGAATATCCCTTCAATTGACAAGGCATGGACTTTCACATCCAATGGTG GTTCTCAGGTTATGTTCTCACTTACTCAGCCAAATCTACAGGCCAATAAGAAAAGGAAATATGTGTTGTCCAGTCAAATCTCGAGAAGCCACAGTGATACCATTGAATTTCAATGGGCTGCCTTCCCTATAGAGATGGGAGGCACCTCTATAATAGCTCCGTCCCCCTCGGGTTCAAAGTTGCTTGTAGTTCATAATTCTCAAATTGGCTCCCCTACCCGCTTTGAAATCTGGGGTCAGTGTGGAGTGGAAAAGGAGTTTCATATTCCTGCCTCAATTCATGGCTATGTATTTTCAGATGGATG GTTTGAGGGTATTTCGTGGAACTATGACGAGACTCTCATTGCTTATGTTGCTGAAGAGCCTCTCCCCGCTAAGCCAACGTTTACACGTTCTGGTTTCAAGAAAGGGAATTCGATGCAGGATGATTGTGGTAGCTGGAAAGGCCAAGGAGATTGGGACGAGGGCTGGGGAGAAGCCTATGCTGGGAAAAGACAGCCCGAGCTTTTCGTGATCAACATTGACAG TGGGGAAGTACGAGGAGTCGAGAAAACAGACAAGTCACTTAGTGTTGGACAGGTTGTCTGGGCTCCATTAACTGCAGACTCGCAACAATACTTGGTGTTTGTTGGGTGGCCGTCGGCTAGAAAGTTTGGTATCAAATACTGCACGAATAGACGTTGTGCTTTATACGCCATCGAAGCCCCCTTCGTGAAGCTAGAAGCCCAGCAATCAGG AACTAATGCAAATACATCTTCCATGGTCAAGTTGACAGATACTATAAGCAGTGCTATGTTTCCGCGTTTTAG CCCAGATGGAAAGTTTCTTGTGTTCTTATCCTCAAAAAGTGCGGTAGATTCTGGAGCGCATTGTGCAACTGATTCGCTTCATAGGATTGCTTGGCCTGTTGACGGGAAGCCATGCCCACCTGCTGAAATTATCGATGTG GTTCCAGTTGTGATGCACGCTCACGAGGACTCATTCCCCGGGCTTTACTGTTCGAACCCGGGGCTTTACCATTCAAACATTCTCAGTCAGCCATGGCTTTCTGATGGGCACATTATTCTCCTGACGTCTGTCTGGGGCAGCTCTCAAGCAATACTCTCGATTGACATAATAAG TGGTGAGGTATTGCGAATTAGTCCTAGCAACTCGAGTTTTTCATGGGAGATCCTCGCTCTAGATGGTGATAATATCATTGCTG TATGCAGCAGTCCGGTTAATATCCCCGAGATCAAATATGGTTGCCTTGTCAGACAGAACACAAATGAAACCTCGTGGAATTGGCTTGATACCGCAAGCCCCATATTCAGATCCTCTGCAAAG GTTAACATTTTGTCGTCGTCTCATCAGTTCAGTATTCTCAAGATTCCTGTTTCGGATACATCTGAGAACTCTACTGAAG GAGCCAACGAGCCTTATGAAGCGATTTTTGTATCCTCCAAGCTAAAGAAACGCAGTGGCTGCGATCCACTTGTTGCAATCCTTCACGGGGGTCCTCACGCTGTTTCATTGACGAGCTTCTGCAATACCTCAGCATTTCTTTGCTCTCTCGGTTTTAACTTGCTGATGGTGAATTATAG AGGTTCTTTAGGATTTGGCGAGGAGGCGTTGCAATCTCTTCCAGGAAAAGTCGGATCACAG GATGTCAAGGACGTGCTCCATGCCATAGACTATGTTATTGACATGGGATTTGCAGACTCATCCAAAATTTCTGTGACTGGCATTTCCCACGGCGGATTTTTGACAACGCACTTGATAGGACAG GCTCCAGAGAAGTTTGCTGCTGCAGCTGCATTGAATCCAGTCTGCAACTTTGCCTTGATGGTTGGCACCACTGATATACCTGATTGGTGCTATTTTGAGGCACTTGGAAGTGAAGGGAAATTGAGTTTTACTGAAGCACCTAAAGCACAACACCTAGAACAGTTTTACAACAAATCTCCTATTTCACATGTTTCCAAG GTTAAAGCTCCAACACTGGTACTCTTAGGCAGTAAAGACCTCCGCGTACCCATTCCTGATGGATTGCAA TATGCACGTGCACTGAAGGAGAAAGGGGTTGAAGTTAAGGTGGTGATGTTTCCTGATGACATTCACCCAATTGACAA ACCACAATCCGAGTATGAAAGCTTTCTGAACATTGGAGTCTGGTTCAAGAAGTACTGCTGCTAA
- the LOC116001798 gene encoding acylamino-acid-releasing enzyme-like isoform X5: MQDDCGSWKGQGDWDEGWGEAYAGKRQPELFVINIDSGEVRGVEKTDKSLSVGQVVWAPLTADSQQYLVFVGWPSARKFGIKYCTNRRCALYAIEAPFVKLEAQQSGTNANTSSMVKLTDTISSAMFPRFSPDGKFLVFLSSKSAVDSGAHCATDSLHRIAWPVDGKPCPPAEIIDVVPVVMHAHEDSFPGLYCSNPGLYHSNILSQPWLSDGHIILLTSVWGSSQAILSIDIISGEVLRISPSNSSFSWEILALDGDNIIAVCSSPVNIPEIKYGCLVRQNTNETSWNWLDTASPIFRSSAKVNILSSSHQFSILKIPVSDTSENSTEGANEPYEAIFVSSKLKKRSGCDPLVAILHGGPHAVSLTSFCNTSAFLCSLGFNLLMVNYRGSLGFGEEALQSLPGKVGSQDVKDVLHAIDYVIDMGFADSSKISVTGISHGGFLTTHLIGQAPEKFAAAAALNPVCNFALMVGTTDIPDWCYFEALGSEGKLSFTEAPKAQHLEQFYNKSPISHVSKVKAPTLVLLGSKDLRVPIPDGLQYARALKEKGVEVKVVMFPDDIHPIDKPQSEYESFLNIGVWFKKYCC, translated from the exons ATGCAGGATGATTGTGGTAGCTGGAAAGGCCAAGGAGATTGGGACGAGGGCTGGGGAGAAGCCTATGCTGGGAAAAGACAGCCCGAGCTTTTCGTGATCAACATTGACAG TGGGGAAGTACGAGGAGTCGAGAAAACAGACAAGTCACTTAGTGTTGGACAGGTTGTCTGGGCTCCATTAACTGCAGACTCGCAACAATACTTGGTGTTTGTTGGGTGGCCGTCGGCTAGAAAGTTTGGTATCAAATACTGCACGAATAGACGTTGTGCTTTATACGCCATCGAAGCCCCCTTCGTGAAGCTAGAAGCCCAGCAATCAGG AACTAATGCAAATACATCTTCCATGGTCAAGTTGACAGATACTATAAGCAGTGCTATGTTTCCGCGTTTTAG CCCAGATGGAAAGTTTCTTGTGTTCTTATCCTCAAAAAGTGCGGTAGATTCTGGAGCGCATTGTGCAACTGATTCGCTTCATAGGATTGCTTGGCCTGTTGACGGGAAGCCATGCCCACCTGCTGAAATTATCGATGTG GTTCCAGTTGTGATGCACGCTCACGAGGACTCATTCCCCGGGCTTTACTGTTCGAACCCGGGGCTTTACCATTCAAACATTCTCAGTCAGCCATGGCTTTCTGATGGGCACATTATTCTCCTGACGTCTGTCTGGGGCAGCTCTCAAGCAATACTCTCGATTGACATAATAAG TGGTGAGGTATTGCGAATTAGTCCTAGCAACTCGAGTTTTTCATGGGAGATCCTCGCTCTAGATGGTGATAATATCATTGCTG TATGCAGCAGTCCGGTTAATATCCCCGAGATCAAATATGGTTGCCTTGTCAGACAGAACACAAATGAAACCTCGTGGAATTGGCTTGATACCGCAAGCCCCATATTCAGATCCTCTGCAAAG GTTAACATTTTGTCGTCGTCTCATCAGTTCAGTATTCTCAAGATTCCTGTTTCGGATACATCTGAGAACTCTACTGAAG GAGCCAACGAGCCTTATGAAGCGATTTTTGTATCCTCCAAGCTAAAGAAACGCAGTGGCTGCGATCCACTTGTTGCAATCCTTCACGGGGGTCCTCACGCTGTTTCATTGACGAGCTTCTGCAATACCTCAGCATTTCTTTGCTCTCTCGGTTTTAACTTGCTGATGGTGAATTATAG AGGTTCTTTAGGATTTGGCGAGGAGGCGTTGCAATCTCTTCCAGGAAAAGTCGGATCACAG GATGTCAAGGACGTGCTCCATGCCATAGACTATGTTATTGACATGGGATTTGCAGACTCATCCAAAATTTCTGTGACTGGCATTTCCCACGGCGGATTTTTGACAACGCACTTGATAGGACAG GCTCCAGAGAAGTTTGCTGCTGCAGCTGCATTGAATCCAGTCTGCAACTTTGCCTTGATGGTTGGCACCACTGATATACCTGATTGGTGCTATTTTGAGGCACTTGGAAGTGAAGGGAAATTGAGTTTTACTGAAGCACCTAAAGCACAACACCTAGAACAGTTTTACAACAAATCTCCTATTTCACATGTTTCCAAG GTTAAAGCTCCAACACTGGTACTCTTAGGCAGTAAAGACCTCCGCGTACCCATTCCTGATGGATTGCAA TATGCACGTGCACTGAAGGAGAAAGGGGTTGAAGTTAAGGTGGTGATGTTTCCTGATGACATTCACCCAATTGACAA ACCACAATCCGAGTATGAAAGCTTTCTGAACATTGGAGTCTGGTTCAAGAAGTACTGCTGCTAA
- the LOC116001798 gene encoding acylamino-acid-releasing enzyme-like isoform X4: MVSWFEGISWNYDETLIAYVAEEPLPAKPTFTRSGFKKGNSMQDDCGSWKGQGDWDEGWGEAYAGKRQPELFVINIDSGEVRGVEKTDKSLSVGQVVWAPLTADSQQYLVFVGWPSARKFGIKYCTNRRCALYAIEAPFVKLEAQQSGTNANTSSMVKLTDTISSAMFPRFSPDGKFLVFLSSKSAVDSGAHCATDSLHRIAWPVDGKPCPPAEIIDVVPVVMHAHEDSFPGLYCSNPGLYHSNILSQPWLSDGHIILLTSVWGSSQAILSIDIISGEVLRISPSNSSFSWEILALDGDNIIAVCSSPVNIPEIKYGCLVRQNTNETSWNWLDTASPIFRSSAKVNILSSSHQFSILKIPVSDTSENSTEGANEPYEAIFVSSKLKKRSGCDPLVAILHGGPHAVSLTSFCNTSAFLCSLGFNLLMVNYRGSLGFGEEALQSLPGKVGSQDVKDVLHAIDYVIDMGFADSSKISVTGISHGGFLTTHLIGQAPEKFAAAAALNPVCNFALMVGTTDIPDWCYFEALGSEGKLSFTEAPKAQHLEQFYNKSPISHVSKVKAPTLVLLGSKDLRVPIPDGLQYARALKEKGVEVKVVMFPDDIHPIDKPQSEYESFLNIGVWFKKYCC; this comes from the exons ATGGTTAGTTG GTTTGAGGGTATTTCGTGGAACTATGACGAGACTCTCATTGCTTATGTTGCTGAAGAGCCTCTCCCCGCTAAGCCAACGTTTACACGTTCTGGTTTCAAGAAAGGGAATTCGATGCAGGATGATTGTGGTAGCTGGAAAGGCCAAGGAGATTGGGACGAGGGCTGGGGAGAAGCCTATGCTGGGAAAAGACAGCCCGAGCTTTTCGTGATCAACATTGACAG TGGGGAAGTACGAGGAGTCGAGAAAACAGACAAGTCACTTAGTGTTGGACAGGTTGTCTGGGCTCCATTAACTGCAGACTCGCAACAATACTTGGTGTTTGTTGGGTGGCCGTCGGCTAGAAAGTTTGGTATCAAATACTGCACGAATAGACGTTGTGCTTTATACGCCATCGAAGCCCCCTTCGTGAAGCTAGAAGCCCAGCAATCAGG AACTAATGCAAATACATCTTCCATGGTCAAGTTGACAGATACTATAAGCAGTGCTATGTTTCCGCGTTTTAG CCCAGATGGAAAGTTTCTTGTGTTCTTATCCTCAAAAAGTGCGGTAGATTCTGGAGCGCATTGTGCAACTGATTCGCTTCATAGGATTGCTTGGCCTGTTGACGGGAAGCCATGCCCACCTGCTGAAATTATCGATGTG GTTCCAGTTGTGATGCACGCTCACGAGGACTCATTCCCCGGGCTTTACTGTTCGAACCCGGGGCTTTACCATTCAAACATTCTCAGTCAGCCATGGCTTTCTGATGGGCACATTATTCTCCTGACGTCTGTCTGGGGCAGCTCTCAAGCAATACTCTCGATTGACATAATAAG TGGTGAGGTATTGCGAATTAGTCCTAGCAACTCGAGTTTTTCATGGGAGATCCTCGCTCTAGATGGTGATAATATCATTGCTG TATGCAGCAGTCCGGTTAATATCCCCGAGATCAAATATGGTTGCCTTGTCAGACAGAACACAAATGAAACCTCGTGGAATTGGCTTGATACCGCAAGCCCCATATTCAGATCCTCTGCAAAG GTTAACATTTTGTCGTCGTCTCATCAGTTCAGTATTCTCAAGATTCCTGTTTCGGATACATCTGAGAACTCTACTGAAG GAGCCAACGAGCCTTATGAAGCGATTTTTGTATCCTCCAAGCTAAAGAAACGCAGTGGCTGCGATCCACTTGTTGCAATCCTTCACGGGGGTCCTCACGCTGTTTCATTGACGAGCTTCTGCAATACCTCAGCATTTCTTTGCTCTCTCGGTTTTAACTTGCTGATGGTGAATTATAG AGGTTCTTTAGGATTTGGCGAGGAGGCGTTGCAATCTCTTCCAGGAAAAGTCGGATCACAG GATGTCAAGGACGTGCTCCATGCCATAGACTATGTTATTGACATGGGATTTGCAGACTCATCCAAAATTTCTGTGACTGGCATTTCCCACGGCGGATTTTTGACAACGCACTTGATAGGACAG GCTCCAGAGAAGTTTGCTGCTGCAGCTGCATTGAATCCAGTCTGCAACTTTGCCTTGATGGTTGGCACCACTGATATACCTGATTGGTGCTATTTTGAGGCACTTGGAAGTGAAGGGAAATTGAGTTTTACTGAAGCACCTAAAGCACAACACCTAGAACAGTTTTACAACAAATCTCCTATTTCACATGTTTCCAAG GTTAAAGCTCCAACACTGGTACTCTTAGGCAGTAAAGACCTCCGCGTACCCATTCCTGATGGATTGCAA TATGCACGTGCACTGAAGGAGAAAGGGGTTGAAGTTAAGGTGGTGATGTTTCCTGATGACATTCACCCAATTGACAA ACCACAATCCGAGTATGAAAGCTTTCTGAACATTGGAGTCTGGTTCAAGAAGTACTGCTGCTAA
- the LOC116001798 gene encoding acylamino-acid-releasing enzyme-like isoform X2, with translation MGLDASAEEECSYQSRLLQDFMNIPSIDKAWTFTSNGGSQVMFSLTQPNLQANKKRKYVLSSQISRSHSDTIEFQWAAFPIEMGGTSIIAPSPSGSKLLVVHNSQIGSPTRFEIWGQCGVEKEFHIPASIHGYVFSDGWFEGISWNYDETLIAYVAEEPLPAKPTFTRSGFKKGNSMQDDCGSWKGQGDWDEGWGEAYAGKRQPELFVINIDSGEVRGVEKTDKSLSVGQVVWAPLTADSQQYLVFVGWPSARKFGIKYCTNRRCALYAIEAPFVKLEAQQSGTNANTSSMVKLTDTISSAMFPRFSPDGKFLVFLSSKSAVDSGAHCATDSLHRIAWPVDGKPCPPAEIIDVVPVVMHAHEDSFPGLYCSNPGLYHSNILSQPWLSDGHIILLTSVWGSSQAILSIDIISGEVLRISPSNSSFSWEILALDGDNIIAVCSSPVNIPEIKYGCLVRQNTNETSWNWLDTASPIFRSSAKFSILKIPVSDTSENSTEGANEPYEAIFVSSKLKKRSGCDPLVAILHGGPHAVSLTSFCNTSAFLCSLGFNLLMVNYRGSLGFGEEALQSLPGKVGSQDVKDVLHAIDYVIDMGFADSSKISVTGISHGGFLTTHLIGQAPEKFAAAAALNPVCNFALMVGTTDIPDWCYFEALGSEGKLSFTEAPKAQHLEQFYNKSPISHVSKVKAPTLVLLGSKDLRVPIPDGLQYARALKEKGVEVKVVMFPDDIHPIDKPQSEYESFLNIGVWFKKYCC, from the exons ATGGGTTTAGATGCATCTGCTGAGGAAGAATGTAGTTATCAGTCTAGATTGCTCCAAGATTTTATGAATATCCCTTCAATTGACAAGGCATGGACTTTCACATCCAATGGTG GTTCTCAGGTTATGTTCTCACTTACTCAGCCAAATCTACAGGCCAATAAGAAAAGGAAATATGTGTTGTCCAGTCAAATCTCGAGAAGCCACAGTGATACCATTGAATTTCAATGGGCTGCCTTCCCTATAGAGATGGGAGGCACCTCTATAATAGCTCCGTCCCCCTCGGGTTCAAAGTTGCTTGTAGTTCATAATTCTCAAATTGGCTCCCCTACCCGCTTTGAAATCTGGGGTCAGTGTGGAGTGGAAAAGGAGTTTCATATTCCTGCCTCAATTCATGGCTATGTATTTTCAGATGGATG GTTTGAGGGTATTTCGTGGAACTATGACGAGACTCTCATTGCTTATGTTGCTGAAGAGCCTCTCCCCGCTAAGCCAACGTTTACACGTTCTGGTTTCAAGAAAGGGAATTCGATGCAGGATGATTGTGGTAGCTGGAAAGGCCAAGGAGATTGGGACGAGGGCTGGGGAGAAGCCTATGCTGGGAAAAGACAGCCCGAGCTTTTCGTGATCAACATTGACAG TGGGGAAGTACGAGGAGTCGAGAAAACAGACAAGTCACTTAGTGTTGGACAGGTTGTCTGGGCTCCATTAACTGCAGACTCGCAACAATACTTGGTGTTTGTTGGGTGGCCGTCGGCTAGAAAGTTTGGTATCAAATACTGCACGAATAGACGTTGTGCTTTATACGCCATCGAAGCCCCCTTCGTGAAGCTAGAAGCCCAGCAATCAGG AACTAATGCAAATACATCTTCCATGGTCAAGTTGACAGATACTATAAGCAGTGCTATGTTTCCGCGTTTTAG CCCAGATGGAAAGTTTCTTGTGTTCTTATCCTCAAAAAGTGCGGTAGATTCTGGAGCGCATTGTGCAACTGATTCGCTTCATAGGATTGCTTGGCCTGTTGACGGGAAGCCATGCCCACCTGCTGAAATTATCGATGTG GTTCCAGTTGTGATGCACGCTCACGAGGACTCATTCCCCGGGCTTTACTGTTCGAACCCGGGGCTTTACCATTCAAACATTCTCAGTCAGCCATGGCTTTCTGATGGGCACATTATTCTCCTGACGTCTGTCTGGGGCAGCTCTCAAGCAATACTCTCGATTGACATAATAAG TGGTGAGGTATTGCGAATTAGTCCTAGCAACTCGAGTTTTTCATGGGAGATCCTCGCTCTAGATGGTGATAATATCATTGCTG TATGCAGCAGTCCGGTTAATATCCCCGAGATCAAATATGGTTGCCTTGTCAGACAGAACACAAATGAAACCTCGTGGAATTGGCTTGATACCGCAAGCCCCATATTCAGATCCTCTGCAAAG TTCAGTATTCTCAAGATTCCTGTTTCGGATACATCTGAGAACTCTACTGAAG GAGCCAACGAGCCTTATGAAGCGATTTTTGTATCCTCCAAGCTAAAGAAACGCAGTGGCTGCGATCCACTTGTTGCAATCCTTCACGGGGGTCCTCACGCTGTTTCATTGACGAGCTTCTGCAATACCTCAGCATTTCTTTGCTCTCTCGGTTTTAACTTGCTGATGGTGAATTATAG AGGTTCTTTAGGATTTGGCGAGGAGGCGTTGCAATCTCTTCCAGGAAAAGTCGGATCACAG GATGTCAAGGACGTGCTCCATGCCATAGACTATGTTATTGACATGGGATTTGCAGACTCATCCAAAATTTCTGTGACTGGCATTTCCCACGGCGGATTTTTGACAACGCACTTGATAGGACAG GCTCCAGAGAAGTTTGCTGCTGCAGCTGCATTGAATCCAGTCTGCAACTTTGCCTTGATGGTTGGCACCACTGATATACCTGATTGGTGCTATTTTGAGGCACTTGGAAGTGAAGGGAAATTGAGTTTTACTGAAGCACCTAAAGCACAACACCTAGAACAGTTTTACAACAAATCTCCTATTTCACATGTTTCCAAG GTTAAAGCTCCAACACTGGTACTCTTAGGCAGTAAAGACCTCCGCGTACCCATTCCTGATGGATTGCAA TATGCACGTGCACTGAAGGAGAAAGGGGTTGAAGTTAAGGTGGTGATGTTTCCTGATGACATTCACCCAATTGACAA ACCACAATCCGAGTATGAAAGCTTTCTGAACATTGGAGTCTGGTTCAAGAAGTACTGCTGCTAA
- the LOC116001798 gene encoding acylamino-acid-releasing enzyme-like isoform X3 yields MGLDASAEEECSYQSRLLQDFMNIPSIDKAWTFTSNGGSQVMFSLTQPNLQANKKRKYVLSSQISRSHSDTIEFQWAAFPIEMGGTSIIAPSPSGSKLLVVHNSQIGSPTRFEIWGQCGVEKEFHIPASIHGYVFSDGWFEGISWNYDETLIAYVAEEPLPAKPTFTRSGFKKGNSMQDDCGSWKGQGDWDEGWGEAYAGKRQPELFVINIDSGEVRGVEKTDKSLSVGQVVWAPLTADSQQYLVFVGWPSARKFGIKYCTNRRCALYAIEAPFVKLEAQQSGTNANTSSMVKLTDTISSAMFPRFSPDGKFLVFLSSKSAVDSGAHCATDSLHRIAWPVDGKPCPPAEIIDVVPVVMHAHEDSFPGLYCSNPGLYHSNILSQPWLSDGHIILLTSVWGSSQAILSIDIISGEVLRISPSNSSFSWEILALDGDNIIAVCSSPVNIPEIKYGCLVRQNTNETSWNWLDTASPIFRSSAKVNILSSSHQFSILKIPVSDTSENSTEGANEPYEAIFVSSKLKKRSGCDPLVAILHGGPHAVSLTSFCNTSAFLCSLGFNLLMVNYRGSLGFGEEALQSLPGKVGSQDVKDVLHAIDYVIDMGFADSSKISVTGISHGGFLTTHLIGQVTYHYAKNYS; encoded by the exons ATGGGTTTAGATGCATCTGCTGAGGAAGAATGTAGTTATCAGTCTAGATTGCTCCAAGATTTTATGAATATCCCTTCAATTGACAAGGCATGGACTTTCACATCCAATGGTG GTTCTCAGGTTATGTTCTCACTTACTCAGCCAAATCTACAGGCCAATAAGAAAAGGAAATATGTGTTGTCCAGTCAAATCTCGAGAAGCCACAGTGATACCATTGAATTTCAATGGGCTGCCTTCCCTATAGAGATGGGAGGCACCTCTATAATAGCTCCGTCCCCCTCGGGTTCAAAGTTGCTTGTAGTTCATAATTCTCAAATTGGCTCCCCTACCCGCTTTGAAATCTGGGGTCAGTGTGGAGTGGAAAAGGAGTTTCATATTCCTGCCTCAATTCATGGCTATGTATTTTCAGATGGATG GTTTGAGGGTATTTCGTGGAACTATGACGAGACTCTCATTGCTTATGTTGCTGAAGAGCCTCTCCCCGCTAAGCCAACGTTTACACGTTCTGGTTTCAAGAAAGGGAATTCGATGCAGGATGATTGTGGTAGCTGGAAAGGCCAAGGAGATTGGGACGAGGGCTGGGGAGAAGCCTATGCTGGGAAAAGACAGCCCGAGCTTTTCGTGATCAACATTGACAG TGGGGAAGTACGAGGAGTCGAGAAAACAGACAAGTCACTTAGTGTTGGACAGGTTGTCTGGGCTCCATTAACTGCAGACTCGCAACAATACTTGGTGTTTGTTGGGTGGCCGTCGGCTAGAAAGTTTGGTATCAAATACTGCACGAATAGACGTTGTGCTTTATACGCCATCGAAGCCCCCTTCGTGAAGCTAGAAGCCCAGCAATCAGG AACTAATGCAAATACATCTTCCATGGTCAAGTTGACAGATACTATAAGCAGTGCTATGTTTCCGCGTTTTAG CCCAGATGGAAAGTTTCTTGTGTTCTTATCCTCAAAAAGTGCGGTAGATTCTGGAGCGCATTGTGCAACTGATTCGCTTCATAGGATTGCTTGGCCTGTTGACGGGAAGCCATGCCCACCTGCTGAAATTATCGATGTG GTTCCAGTTGTGATGCACGCTCACGAGGACTCATTCCCCGGGCTTTACTGTTCGAACCCGGGGCTTTACCATTCAAACATTCTCAGTCAGCCATGGCTTTCTGATGGGCACATTATTCTCCTGACGTCTGTCTGGGGCAGCTCTCAAGCAATACTCTCGATTGACATAATAAG TGGTGAGGTATTGCGAATTAGTCCTAGCAACTCGAGTTTTTCATGGGAGATCCTCGCTCTAGATGGTGATAATATCATTGCTG TATGCAGCAGTCCGGTTAATATCCCCGAGATCAAATATGGTTGCCTTGTCAGACAGAACACAAATGAAACCTCGTGGAATTGGCTTGATACCGCAAGCCCCATATTCAGATCCTCTGCAAAG GTTAACATTTTGTCGTCGTCTCATCAGTTCAGTATTCTCAAGATTCCTGTTTCGGATACATCTGAGAACTCTACTGAAG GAGCCAACGAGCCTTATGAAGCGATTTTTGTATCCTCCAAGCTAAAGAAACGCAGTGGCTGCGATCCACTTGTTGCAATCCTTCACGGGGGTCCTCACGCTGTTTCATTGACGAGCTTCTGCAATACCTCAGCATTTCTTTGCTCTCTCGGTTTTAACTTGCTGATGGTGAATTATAG AGGTTCTTTAGGATTTGGCGAGGAGGCGTTGCAATCTCTTCCAGGAAAAGTCGGATCACAG GATGTCAAGGACGTGCTCCATGCCATAGACTATGTTATTGACATGGGATTTGCAGACTCATCCAAAATTTCTGTGACTGGCATTTCCCACGGCGGATTTTTGACAACGCACTTGATAGGACAGGTCAcctaccactacgccaaaaactATAGCTAG